The genome window GTAACCCCCTGCTCTACACAGTTGCTATGTCTCCTAAGCTCTGCAGCCTCCTGGTCGCTGGAACCTACACATGGGGTGGACTGTGTTCCTTGACTATCACGTGTTCTCTTTTGAAGCTGACCTTCTGCGGTTCTAATGTCATACATCACTTTGGCTGTGAGTATTCTGCCATCATCTCTGCCGCTTGCTCTGACTCTTATTTCAGTAAGATGACATGTTTTATCATTGCTACTCTCAATGAGGTGTGTAGCCTCCTGATTATCCTTGCctcttatattttcataattgtcACAATCATCAAGCTACCCTCAGCTGGTGGACTCCaaaaagccttctccacctgtgcctcCCACCTGACCGCCATCACCATTTTCCATGGGGTCATGCTTCTTCTCTATTGTGTACCCAACTCCGAAGCTCATGGCTCTTCATCAAAGTAGCCACTGTGCTTTACACAGTAGTGATCCCCATGCTAAATCCCCTTATCTACAGCCTTAGAAATAATGATGTGAAGGAGACCATCAGAAAATTAGTCAACACCAAAATGTTTTCTCACCCAATGTAATTTTGAGTGAGAAGAGAGATAGaggttctttatttttatttttaatattaatttatttattttaattggaggttaattactttacaatattgtattggttttttcatacatcaacatgaatccgccacaggtatacacgtgttccccatcctgaacccccatccatCCTCCCTCCTTgtaacatccctctgggtcgtctcagtgcaccaaccccaagcatccagtatcatgcattgaacctggactgtcgatttgtttcatatatgatattacacatgtttccacatcattcccccaaatcatcccaccctctccctctcccacagagtccaaaagactgttctttgtGCTTTATACAGTGTGTTGATGGTTATTACGTTTTCCTTCGAATGTGTGCTTCTCCGCTGattagtgtcctactctttgtgacccgttctctgtccatggggaatctcatgtcaagaatactggagtgggttgccatgccctcctccaggggatcttcccaagccagggatggaactcatgtctcccaaAGTGCAAGttgattctttagtgtctgagacACAATGGGATACAATCTCttgagaaaattatatatatatatatatatatatatatatatacatacatatatatatcacatgaatataatgtgatttttaaactgTACTGTGATTTTAAAATCTCACcttcagtttaaaagaaaaaaagaaataaaattatgtttatgtcTCACATTCAGAGTGTTTtaggcaaaataaataatgatcatCTAAtgctgtccatgggcttccctgtggcttagatggtaaagaatctgcctggaatatgggagacctgggttctttccctgggtagggaagatcccctagaagagggcaggacaacccactccagtattcttgcctggaaaatgcccacgggcagaggagcctggtggactacagtccatggggtcataaagagttggataaaactgagcaactaagcacagcacagcaaaaggCTGTCCACATTCTAAAATCCTCAGAatttgcaaatgatttctgttccatgtcttttttctgtttctcttcctttcctttctctttttctgtcaaaTTATGAAATGTGATAAATAGGTAGACAAGTAATTTTGTATAATCATCCTGTATGTTACTTTCTtcaagaaattaaagacattatCAGTTCTTCACAGCATATCTGTGAGCATTTTTCTAGTCACTGTGCCTCTCTGATGCCTCTAGAAGCAAACTCCATTGCGGTGTTCAGAGATTTTTCTTCTAAACAGAGAATAGGTTATGAGAGTTAAAACTTAactttatcactttttaaatttgtattattaAAACTTTAGAGTATATTCCCTTATGTCTGGCTTATTTGGCTCAGCATTTTgtttcaaaagaatttttaagtGATTGACTGTAACAGTAGTTCCATTTTTGGTGCTGAAGAATTTCCACAAAATACATACATTGATATGATAATATGTTTATTCATACTACCACTACAAATGGAATTTggctatttcttcttctttattgatgtattatttatttacagtGCTATAATAATTTTAGatgcacaacatagtgattcattaTGTTTTTAGATTATACACTATTAAAacttagtggctcagtgggtaaagaacctgcctgcaatgcaggtgatgctagagatatgggtttgattcctgggtggggaagatcccctagaggagggcacgacaacccaatcccatgggcagaggagcctggtgggctagagtccatgggcttgcaaagagttggacacaactgaagtgactgagcacagcacagcacacaaaggATAATAGGTAAAACTTACGGCGCTAGACAGcggtatccttgtagcttatctattttatacagagtattTTGTATAGTTTATACTCCAAAATTgcccctcctcctttcctctATAAAGTCTGCAAATAATTGCAAGTCTCTCAAACAATTGTTGGAGAGAATTAAAGGGAAATATTGTGCATTGTggctgagaatgtaaattggtatagccaatTGCATActgtatggaaaacagtatggagttttgtacacacacacacacacacacaaaaggtaaaaatagaactaccatatgagcagcaatttcactcctggctATTTCACCTTTTTTGTCTTTAATGGAAATGCTGCATGAACATTTTTACAGAAGTATGTGctagtgccggggtccagcccagGCTGATCCAgagtattcgaaggggagacggcgtcagcgacctattcaaatggtaattagagatataaagagtgataatatgaggatagctcagtaggaaaattcagtggagaaaagaggctgagtagcttggtttatgtgggagaccaataaaacttcaagacaagaagtttgcaccacttacgtaggccgcaggcgccctctcgaatagcggaaggtgccccaccctagacacctgctcaagtgggtcttagaagcccaagcataattagtaagcatggtgggttccgcactccagatggagacttcagccagaatttaaagggaagaatgacatggggagaccaagcgttggtgagcaaggcccatagctttattttatataccctaagttacacatagaggataataggggatgcaaagtcagcaagtttttgatccttatcaaaaaccagggtttctttcctgcaaatttatcgtatacaaatggtttaggtgatttacatcatcttctggccagaaggcctactaacattttatgactcttgacaaggacttatcaacaaagacttattttctttaagagtaattattttaaggtttggcgccatcttccaaagataaaattgcattcctatagggcggatgtttaatgggtttacaacaaaggaaagaatttattaccttaagggtctaaagttactaacaccaaggccactacttattttttctacataccaactattaattaatacatattcaaggatacaattcaggggatgtgaaaagttggcagcaagcattggctcatcaatgaaatcttttactagttttattctgacagtttctaactctctgagaggctctaagctatttgaatatcttaagcttccccgtgcctctcgaggctgggagactgtaaacaatcgtatgcatagctgtaggagtccgggtaaacttgtcaggcgagttagagagccatctgaggggtttggatttaaatactcctaattgcccaggaactttattaattggagctgtaagttaactctttgacagagagagcgagatggtggtgggggacagcccccagtaaagtcagaggtgagagcacaaagcaataaagtaggcagactctggttttttgggggtagatgctcgagaatatccggggagactcccgaggctcgatcccgcctttgcgtacgccgagcctccttcttcatgacctttgtcaACAGCGGAATGTCTCTCGCTGGCTCCCGGCATGCTAGATTGCACATGAGCACTCACTGTGGGAGGTATGCCCTGTCTCTGAGTGTTCTGGAT of Bos mutus isolate GX-2022 unplaced genomic scaffold, NWIPB_WYAK_1.1 CTG219, whole genome shotgun sequence contains these proteins:
- the LOC102269838 gene encoding LOW QUALITY PROTEIN: olfactory receptor 1165 (The sequence of the model RefSeq protein was modified relative to this genomic sequence to represent the inferred CDS: inserted 1 base in 1 codon) encodes the protein MMDMRNQSAGITFILSGFSEYPQLQVPLFLVFLAVYTVSVVGNLGMIVIIRINPKLHTPMYFFLRHLSFLDFCYSSVTTPKLLEILVADTRTISYVGCMMQFFLGCTLVITETFMLAVMACDRFVAVCNPLLYTVAMSPKLCSLLVAGTYTWGGLCSLTITCSLLKLTFCGSNVIHHFGCEYSAIISAACSDSYFSKMTCFIIATLNEVCSLLIILASYIFIIVTIIKLPSAGGLQKAFSTCASHLTAITIFHGVMLLLYCVPNXRSSWLFIKVATVLYTVVIPMLNPLIYSLRNNDVKETIRKLVNTKMFSHPM